One window from the genome of Cydia fagiglandana chromosome 21, ilCydFagi1.1, whole genome shotgun sequence encodes:
- the LOC134675117 gene encoding uncharacterized protein LOC134675117, with translation MDYVVGNVAALIAGNVTPNRPKLSKRALTPIKHMPSPNVTPKSELVDDRSIFLSPSVQKKKAIVKKSPKRIFQNPDLDVTNENEGNTSTSSPKADKVKKHLKGELEATVSPKNSSKAAKTPEAKQQESPSPKKKAVNGDMNNLAEDNVSPKESTPKKNKKKRNSIAENSQIVTESIETNQSEGTPKKKKKKRNSISEISQNVGSPKKNKNQNNKNINEDTESVKTPKKKKNKTKAQNTEPEESEVAVNDVNSEPNETEAATPKKKNKKRKKQITDENSEEKNSKPKKNKKIKVNPNAITDKDSDSEHESDNEIESETEENNKEVLEKSAEPEEPSSDEEDTPSPKKKEKVESQETEKVREINTEEEVKRTLFVGNVPFSKKCKKEIKKIFSKYGQIESVRIRTVPVKDPSVTPKLAVIKQELHPERSTVNVYVKFSDPQCVEQALAENNTVLNNNHLRVTRSGSTGAEHDPRHSVFVGNIPFALEDEGLREKFEKCGEIESVRIVRDKKTNAGKGFGYVNFTSRDGVELALALTDEDLTIKNRIMRVKRCTQVTQRQAQKGNNRPGFQGKKISQGDRQRNQTAGKFNQGRNPGKFQGNRDGNFQGNRGNFQNRGGNFKKGGNFQGRAGNSFGRQNDGDKPDGAQRRLLNKRKSQEGGDDQPREKKARKEFVGMTAEKKKKRKFDKGQKKKKALSEILTK, from the exons ATGGATTACGTTGTAGGCAATGTAGCTGCCTTAATAGCCGGTAATGTTACACCAAACCGCCCTAAACTCTCCAAAAGAGCTTTAACTCCGATAAAGCATATGCCTTCACCGAACGTAACACCTAAAAGCGAATTAGTTGACGATAGATCCATATTCCTGTCGCCTTCGGTACAGAAAAAGAAGGCTATAGTCAAGAAGAGTCCTAAGAGAATATTCCAGAATCCAGATTTGGATGTAACCAACGAAAACGAAGGTAATACTAGTACTAGCAGCCCTAAGGCAGATAAAGTGAAGAAACACTTAAAAGGTGAGTTAGAAGCTACTGTTAGCCCTAAAAATAGTTCTAAAGCAGCTAAGACACCTGAGGCTAAGCAACAGGAATCACCATCGCCTAAGAAAAAGGCTGTAAACGGCGATATGAATAATTTGGCTGAAGATAATGTTAGTCCTAAGGAATCGACGCCTAAAAAGAACAAAAAGAAACGTAATTCTATTGCAGAGAATAGTCAAATTGTCACTGAAAGTATAGAAACAAATCAGTCTGAAGGAACACctaagaaaaagaaaaagaaaagaaattcCATTTCAGAGATCAGTCAAAATGTTGGGTCACCGAAAAAGAATAAaaaccaaaataacaaaaatataaatgaagatacagaaagtgttaaaactccaaaaaagaaaaagaataaGACAAAAGCACAAAACACAGAACCCGAAGAAAGTGAAGTTGCTGTAAATGATGTAAATAGTGAACCCAATGAAACTGAAGCAGCCACTCCCAAAAAGAAGAATAAAAAACGCAAGAAACAAATAACTGATGAAAATTCAGAAGAGAAAAACagtaaacctaaaaaaaataaaaagataaaagtGAATCCAAATGCCATAACAGACAAAGATTCAGATTCCGAGCATGAATCAGATAACGAAATTGAATCAGAAACCGAGGAAAATAATAAAGAAGTGCTGGAAAAGTCAGCAGAACCGGAAGAACCAAGTTCTGACGAAGAAGATACTCCTTCACCAAAGAAAAAAGAGAAAGTAGAAAGTCAAGAGACAGAGAAAGTAAGAGAGATAAATACGGAGGAAGAAGTCAAGAGGACATTGTTTGTAGGCAATGTGCCGTTTAGCAAGAAGTGTAAAAAGGAGATTAAGAAGATTTTCAGTAAATACGGACAGATTGAAAGTGTTAG GATCCGCACAGTCCCAGTGAAAGATCCCAGTGTGACTCCGAAACTAGCTGTGATCAAGCAGGAGCTCCATCCGGAGAGGAGCACCGTCAATGTCTATGTCAAGTTCTCCGACCCACAGTGCGTTGAACAA GCGTTAGCAGAAAACAACACAGTCCTAAATAACAACCACCTCCGCGTGACCCGGAGCGGCAGCACCGGAGCCGAGCATGACCCGAGACACTCCGTGTTCGTGGGGAATATACCCTTCGCTTTGGAAGACGAAGGATTACGGGAGAAATTTGAGAAGTGTGGGGAGATAGAGTCAGTTAGGATAGTACGGGACAAGAAGACTAATGCAGGAAAAG gtttcGGCTACGTCAACTTCACATCGCGAGACGGTGTGGAACTAGCACTCGCATTGACTGATGAAGACCTTACAATCAAAAACAGAATCATGCGAGTCAAGAGATGCACGCAAGTCACGCAGCGGCAGGCGCAGAAGGGGAATAACAG GCCAGGCTTCCAAGGAAAGAAAATCAGTCAAGGCGACAGGCAAAGAAACCAAACTGCAGGCAAATTCAACCAAGGACGGAACCCCGGGAAATTCCAGGGAAACAGGGATGGGAATTTTCAAGGGAATAGAGGGAATTTCCAAAACAGAGGTGGGAATTTCAAGAAGGGAGGAAATTTCCAAGGAAGGGCTGGAAATAGTTTTGGAAGACAGAATGATGGTGATAAGCCGGATGGGGCTCAGAGAAGGTTGCTTAATAAGAGAAAGAGTCAg GAGGGTGGTGACGACCAGCCGCGGGAGAAGAAAGCCAGGAAGGAGTTTGTAGGCATGACAGCTGAGAAAAAGAAG AAACGCAAGTTTGACAAGGgccagaagaagaagaaggcaCTAAGCGAGATTTTAACGAAGTAA
- the LOC134675323 gene encoding uncharacterized protein LOC134675323: MDDYIQSLPDESTAIDMVKDIINIHKEGGFEIRNFTSNNLDVLKSVPTEALGDAAVKFKIGQQYEGERTLGLIWYPGTDELGFDVSLKRVPLDILKGEQRPTKRLMLKVIMSIFDVFGFLAPFTIQGKIMLQDTWKSHVGWDDTIPDATFDKWRKWLELLQTSSTCYDVVAELTPH, translated from the exons ATGGATGACTACATACAAAGTCTACCGGATGAATCTACCGCGATTGATATGGTGAAggatataattaatattcacaAAGAGGGTGGGTTCGAAATTCGGAATTTCACGAGCAATAACTTGGATGTGTTGAAAAGTGTGCCTACCGAGGCTTTAGGCGATGCTGCTGTAAAATTCAAAATAGGTCAGCAATATGAAGGCGAACGAACACTCGGGCTCATTTGGTACCCAGGGACGGACGAACTAGGTTTCGACGTGTCGTTGAAGCGTGTGCCACTTGATATATTGAAAGGTGAGCAAAGACCAACTAAAAGGCTAATGTTGAAAGT TATTATGTCAATATTCGACGTGTTTGGCTTTTTGGCTCCTTTTACCATTCAAGGCAAGATAATGCTGCAAGATACGTGGAAATCGCATGTCGGCTGGGATGACACCATTCCTGACGCCACATTTGATAAGTGGAGAAAGTGGCTCGAGCTGCTgcag ACGAGTTCGACGTGCTACGATGTGGTGGCCGAATTGACGCCGCACTAG